The segment TCGATGAAGTAATGCGCCGGCCAGTAGTTGTTGTTGAACGCGCGCCAGATCGCGTAGTTATTGTCGATGGCCACCGGGTAGGTCACGCCGAGATCTTTCGTGGCCTTGCGGACGTTGTCGATATTGCGTTCGAACGCAAACTCGGGGGCATGGACGCCGATGACGACCAGGCCTTGATCCCGGTATTTCTCCGCCCAGGCCTTTACGTAGGGCAACGTGCGCAGGCAGTTGATGCACGAGTACGTCCAGAAATCGACCAGCACGACCCTGCCGCGCAAAGCTTCCGCAGTCAGCGGCGGCGAGTTGAGCCATTCCACCGCGCCATTGAGGCCCGGGAACTGGCCTTCCACTGGCAGCGTGGCGGGGCGGTCGACGGCTCGCATCATCATGGCTCCGCCTTCTGCTGGAAGGCTGGTGGCGGCCATCATCGCGCCGCCGCTACGGTCCTTGTGTCCCAGTGCGTCGACCAGGCGCTGCTCCAGGCCGCCGGTGGCCACGGTCGAGACGCGTGTCAGGATGCCCGTGTCGAGTCCGAGCGCGATTGCCGCCACGCCGGCCAGCATCGCCACGCCGATCCCCCGGCGAACCCATTCGCCAGCGTCGAGCGAACGCTTCATCGCGGTGAATACGCGTCCGCCGATCAACAGAGCCACCGCCAACGATGTGGCCGCGCCTGCGGCGTAGGCCAACAGCAGCAGCGTCGTGCCCAGGCTTGCACCCTGAAGGGCGGCGCCGGTCAGCACGAGGCCGAGGATCGGGCCCGCGCATGGCGCCCACAGCAGGCCGGTGGCAATGCCGAGCAGGAACGACGATGCAGGGCTGGCAGGCTTGCCGTCGGCCTGCGCGAAGTTTGACAGCCGGCTACCGGCATTCACCAGCGGCCGCATCAGGCGTTCGGCAAGCCGGGGCAGCAGCAGCGTCAGTCCGAACACGGCCAGTAGGGCGATGGCGAGCCAGCGGCCATACTGGTTGGCTTGAGCGACCCAGCCGCCACCGACCGCGGCGAGCGTGGCCACGCCGGCGAAGGTGAGGCCCATGCCGGCCAGCAGAGGCAGGCCGCTGCGCGCGAATGGTTGATCGG is part of the Cupriavidus metallidurans CH34 genome and harbors:
- a CDS encoding cytochrome c biogenesis protein DipZ — encoded protein: MLLLILSYLGGALTILSPCILPVLPFVFARADQPFARSGLPLLAGMGLTFAGVATLAAVGGGWVAQANQYGRWLAIALLAVFGLTLLLPRLAERLMRPLVNAGSRLSNFAQADGKPASPASSFLLGIATGLLWAPCAGPILGLVLTGAALQGASLGTTLLLLAYAAGAATSLAVALLIGGRVFTAMKRSLDAGEWVRRGIGVAMLAGVAAIALGLDTGILTRVSTVATGGLEQRLVDALGHKDRSGGAMMAATSLPAEGGAMMMRAVDRPATLPVEGQFPGLNGAVEWLNSPPLTAEALRGRVVLVDFWTYSCINCLRTLPYVKAWAEKYRDQGLVVIGVHAPEFAFERNIDNVRKATKDLGVTYPVAIDNNYAIWRAFNNNYWPAHYFIDAQGRVRFHHFGEGEYEKSEAVIRQLLAEAGHADVTKVAMTADNAMHGVEMPADASTLRSQETYVGYARAENFASPGGARPDQSKDYAAPAHPTLNEWGLAGNWKVGEEQATLEQASGKIVYRFHARDLHLVLGPAADGKPVRFRVTIDGKVPGASHGTDVAADGSGTVTGQRLYQLVRQQGDVADRTFAIEFLDPGVQAYAFTFG